The following proteins are encoded in a genomic region of uncultured Ilyobacter sp.:
- a CDS encoding Hsp20/alpha crystallin family protein translates to MGNLIKKNDFFSPSIFKDFFEDDIFNDRFFHRRGMPPVNVSEDNEKYQIELSVPGIEKENIHITRDKDMLTVSYEQNTSDEYKDKNYHRREFQCSSFTRSFNLPPDVDFSKIDSMHNDGVLTIHLPKLENAKREDMVNIEIH, encoded by the coding sequence ATGGGAAACTTAATTAAAAAAAATGACTTTTTCAGCCCTAGCATTTTCAAAGATTTTTTTGAAGATGATATATTTAACGACAGGTTCTTCCACAGAAGAGGAATGCCGCCAGTAAATGTTTCTGAAGACAATGAAAAATATCAGATTGAGTTGTCTGTTCCTGGAATAGAAAAAGAAAATATTCATATTACCAGGGATAAAGACATGCTTACTGTCTCTTATGAACAAAATACTTCAGATGAGTACAAAGATAAAAACTATCACAGACGAGAGTTCCAATGCAGCTCTTTCACCAGAAGTTTTAATCTGCCTCCAGATGTGGACTTTTCAAAAATAGACAGTATGCATAATGACGGAGTTTTGACTATACATCTTCCAAAATTGGAAAATGCCAAGAGAGAAGACATGGTGAACATAGAGATACATTAA
- a CDS encoding spore germination protein GerW family protein — protein MSTKENIDQLFEKFENFIKNKTVIGEPFQIGDITLIPTLSISFGLGSGSEEKASSKKYGNGAGMGGRVMPIAMIVIKNGEISIIPIKKNTGLDKLVDMVPDLMDKIKEISPESFKKEKEE, from the coding sequence ATGTCCACAAAAGAAAATATTGATCAACTGTTTGAGAAATTCGAAAATTTCATAAAAAACAAAACTGTCATCGGGGAACCATTTCAGATTGGAGATATTACTTTGATTCCCACCCTTTCCATCTCTTTTGGCTTGGGTTCCGGCAGCGAAGAAAAAGCATCTTCTAAAAAATATGGCAATGGTGCTGGTATGGGAGGCCGTGTGATGCCCATAGCCATGATTGTCATTAAGAATGGAGAGATCAGTATTATTCCGATAAAGAAAAATACTGGACTCGATAAACTTGTAGACATGGTACCAGACTTAATGGATAAAATTAAAGAAATCTCTCCTGAAAGCTTTAAGAAAGAAAAAGAAGAATAA
- a CDS encoding transposase — protein MNKDYLNIYANFLIASSKYAHSTDLQKITEDRYSKDKIYRFLSSGEFCEKNFWLTIKPILKSIQNNNACISVDDTIIEKPHTKENDVVSYCYDHTKSKCVKGVNLLSVTYKTSEASLPINYRVIRKNKISTDHDTNKTKKKSALTKNQHFRNMLKTIKGNKIKYRYVLADSWFSSNENFKYIHNDLDKCFVFAVRSNRLFKFTGEDDSQYRKLSSFDFLPETAYAIEFKGVSFPLYLSKQVFKNEDGKEAVLHLVTNDEYLSYDNMVKIYQKRWDIEVYHKSLKQNCSLGKSSVRTVKTILGHIFCSIYAYVLLEKLKLKKKQNQFKLSTTYYLMGLEKTFKSLSLDLKSA, from the coding sequence ATGAATAAAGACTACTTAAATATTTATGCTAATTTTTTAATTGCATCTTCAAAATATGCTCATTCTACAGATCTTCAAAAAATAACAGAAGATAGATACTCTAAGGACAAAATATACCGTTTTTTAAGTTCTGGTGAATTTTGTGAAAAAAACTTTTGGTTAACGATTAAACCTATCCTTAAAAGTATCCAGAATAATAACGCCTGTATATCTGTAGATGATACTATTATTGAAAAACCTCACACGAAAGAAAATGATGTTGTTTCCTATTGCTATGACCACACCAAATCTAAATGTGTTAAAGGTGTAAATTTACTTTCTGTTACCTACAAAACAAGCGAGGCTTCTCTACCAATCAATTACAGAGTTATCAGAAAGAATAAAATTTCAACTGACCATGACACCAATAAAACAAAAAAGAAGTCAGCTCTTACAAAAAATCAACATTTTAGAAATATGCTAAAGACTATTAAAGGCAATAAAATTAAGTATAGATACGTCCTAGCAGACTCTTGGTTCTCTTCCAATGAGAATTTTAAGTATATCCACAATGATTTAGATAAATGTTTTGTTTTCGCTGTAAGATCAAATAGACTTTTTAAATTTACAGGAGAAGACGACTCCCAATACAGAAAGTTATCATCTTTTGATTTTCTACCTGAAACAGCTTACGCGATAGAGTTTAAAGGGGTCTCTTTCCCATTATATTTATCGAAGCAGGTCTTCAAAAATGAAGATGGAAAAGAAGCTGTTTTACACCTTGTAACAAATGATGAATACTTAAGTTATGACAATATGGTTAAGATCTACCAAAAAAGGTGGGATATCGAAGTATATCATAAATCATTAAAACAAAACTGCTCCCTAGGAAAATCCTCAGTAAGAACAGTGAAGACAATACTAGGTCATATATTTTGTTCAATCTATGCTTATGTATTGTTAGAAAAACTAAAGTTAAAAAAGAAACAAAATCAATTTAAATTAAGCACTACATACTATTTAATGGGTTTAGAAAAGACATTTAAATCATTATCTCTTGATTTAAAATCCGCTTAA
- a CDS encoding DUF2075 domain-containing protein, with the protein MKTSLKNINEGHIFFEFSIPRMGKRVDNIVIYKDSILVFEFKVGSNKFDNYAVEQVMDYALDLKNFHEGSHCNKIFPILVSTESENINDEISIYHENLFNPLLINSEHIEKIFKKISTNCNKSYIDPNYWENSIYKPTPTIVEAAQALYKGHNVKEISRSDSGAINLSKTANCLNEIIEFSKKKSKKSICFITGVPGAGKTLAGLNIATERMKADEGEHAVFLSGNGPLVEVLREALTRDKVLSEKEKGLKITKKEASIKSNAFIQNIHHFRDDNLISPKPPIEKVVVFDEAQRAWNLEQASSFMNRKKGFADFNMSEPEFLIDVMNRHDDWCTIICLIGGGQEINTGEAGLEEWIKALQNRYLNWAVYYSDLIEIDSNYLNDINLRNWLKENCNKETDLHLSVSLRSFRSEKLSEFIENLIDLNLKKSKLLYQELRENYPIVVTRNLKKSKKFIKDNSKGSERFGIIASSGARRLRAHGIDVKNEISPSNWFLNCKDDIRSSYFMEEIATEFDIQGLELDWTCVCWGADFYLENSEWKYRTFKGTKWQNINSKTGKKYLKNAYRVLLTRARQGMVIFIPEGSDEDKTRYKKYYDQTYNYLREIGIKEI; encoded by the coding sequence TTGAAAACCAGTCTTAAAAATATAAATGAAGGTCATATTTTCTTTGAGTTTTCAATCCCTAGAATGGGGAAGCGTGTAGATAACATTGTAATTTATAAAGATTCTATTCTTGTTTTTGAGTTCAAAGTAGGTAGTAACAAATTTGATAATTATGCCGTTGAACAGGTGATGGATTACGCCCTCGATTTGAAGAATTTTCATGAGGGAAGTCATTGTAATAAAATTTTTCCCATACTTGTCTCTACTGAATCAGAAAATATAAATGATGAGATTTCTATCTATCATGAAAATTTATTTAATCCACTCCTTATAAATTCAGAACATATCGAAAAAATATTCAAAAAAATTTCAACTAATTGTAATAAGTCTTATATTGATCCAAATTATTGGGAAAATTCTATTTATAAACCAACTCCTACAATAGTTGAAGCAGCACAAGCTCTTTACAAGGGGCATAATGTAAAAGAAATCTCTCGTTCTGACTCAGGAGCTATCAATTTATCAAAAACTGCAAATTGTTTAAATGAAATTATTGAATTTTCAAAGAAGAAAAGTAAGAAATCTATCTGCTTTATTACAGGAGTTCCTGGAGCTGGGAAAACTCTTGCAGGACTTAATATAGCAACTGAAAGAATGAAGGCTGACGAAGGAGAGCACGCAGTATTTTTATCTGGAAATGGCCCCCTAGTTGAAGTACTGAGAGAAGCTTTAACAAGGGATAAAGTTCTTTCTGAAAAAGAAAAGGGTCTTAAAATAACTAAGAAAGAAGCAAGTATAAAATCAAATGCCTTTATACAAAACATTCATCATTTTAGAGACGATAACTTAATTTCACCAAAGCCTCCCATTGAAAAAGTTGTTGTTTTTGACGAAGCTCAGAGGGCTTGGAATTTAGAACAAGCCAGTTCCTTTATGAATAGAAAAAAAGGTTTTGCTGATTTTAATATGTCAGAACCTGAATTTTTAATTGATGTCATGAACAGGCATGATGACTGGTGTACTATAATTTGTCTTATAGGCGGCGGACAGGAAATTAATACAGGGGAAGCTGGACTTGAAGAATGGATCAAGGCATTGCAAAATAGATATTTGAATTGGGCTGTTTATTATTCTGATCTAATTGAAATAGACTCAAATTATTTAAATGATATTAATTTAAGAAATTGGCTGAAGGAAAACTGTAATAAAGAAACAGACTTACATCTTTCAGTATCATTGAGATCCTTTAGAAGTGAGAAACTATCAGAGTTTATCGAAAATTTAATTGATCTAAATTTGAAAAAATCTAAATTACTTTATCAGGAACTTAGAGAAAACTATCCCATAGTTGTTACTAGAAACCTTAAAAAATCAAAGAAATTTATTAAAGACAATTCCAAAGGAAGTGAGCGTTTTGGAATTATCGCTTCATCTGGGGCAAGAAGATTAAGGGCACATGGAATTGATGTAAAAAATGAAATAAGTCCTTCAAATTGGTTTTTAAACTGTAAAGATGATATTCGTTCTTCATATTTCATGGAAGAGATAGCTACAGAATTTGACATACAAGGCCTTGAATTAGATTGGACCTGTGTATGCTGGGGGGCAGATTTTTATTTAGAAAATTCAGAGTGGAAATATAGAACCTTTAAAGGTACAAAATGGCAAAATATTAACTCAAAAACCGGAAAAAAATATCTGAAAAATGCTTACAGAGTTTTATTGACTCGTGCCAGACAGGGAATGGTTATATTTATCCCTGAGGGAAGTGATGAGGATAAAACAAGGTACAAAAAATATTATGATCAAACATATAACTATTTAAGAGAAATAGGAATTAAAGAAATTTGA
- a CDS encoding thioredoxin family protein, which produces MDIKILGTGCKKCNALTNNVKEAISETTVEASIEKVEDMKDIMGYGVMSTPAVVIDGKVVSTGRVLSVDEVKKLIKE; this is translated from the coding sequence ATGGATATTAAAATTTTAGGGACAGGATGTAAAAAATGTAACGCTCTTACAAACAACGTAAAGGAGGCTATATCTGAAACTACAGTAGAGGCCTCTATAGAAAAAGTAGAGGACATGAAAGATATAATGGGTTATGGTGTAATGTCCACTCCTGCCGTTGTAATCGATGGTAAAGTTGTGTCAACAGGAAGAGTCTTATCTGTAGACGAAGTAAAGAAACTTATTAAAGAATAG
- a CDS encoding metalloregulator ArsR/SmtB family transcription factor, with protein MVIDDFQIKVFKALGHPVRFAIVKKLLEGERCVCQLQEDVDFSQSNLSQHLKILKNSGILSSEKKGLNVHYKIKRDEIVEVINLVESFVKKDVLEMAEGMK; from the coding sequence ATGGTCATTGACGATTTTCAGATTAAAGTATTTAAGGCTCTGGGTCACCCTGTGAGGTTTGCAATAGTAAAAAAACTTCTAGAAGGAGAAAGATGCGTGTGCCAGCTTCAAGAAGATGTTGACTTTTCTCAGTCCAATCTTTCTCAGCATCTAAAGATACTGAAAAACTCCGGGATCCTTTCCTCAGAAAAAAAGGGACTCAATGTGCACTACAAAATAAAAAGAGATGAGATTGTAGAGGTAATAAATTTAGTGGAAAGTTTTGTAAAAAAAGATGTCCTTGAGATGGCAGAAGGGATGAAATAA
- a CDS encoding permease translates to MLGYIFNFGWLDDIVRMLVENIFKISMDTHLGGSVHFFIFDSIKILILLSIMIFGISYIRSYFSVEKTKQALEKIGGLKAHIAASLFGIVTPFCSCSSVPLFIGFVEGGIPLGVTFSFLITSPIVNEAALVILLGTFGFKVALLYVISGVVIGVLGGYLIHVLKLEKYVEEYVYKMKMGNQEIVELNRKERISFAKENVKDIVSKIWKYLLVGIGIGALIHGWAPEEILSKYAGPDNPLSVIVSTVIAIPLYSNAMGTIPIAEALINKGVGMGTAMAFMMATTALSLPEMILLRKVVKPKLIGIFTGITGVSIIGVGYLFNIII, encoded by the coding sequence ATGTTAGGTTATATATTTAATTTTGGTTGGCTAGATGACATAGTCAGAATGCTTGTGGAAAATATTTTTAAAATATCCATGGACACCCATCTAGGTGGAAGTGTACACTTCTTTATCTTCGACAGTATCAAGATACTAATACTGTTGTCTATAATGATATTTGGAATCTCTTATATAAGAAGTTATTTTTCTGTGGAAAAAACCAAGCAGGCTTTAGAAAAAATTGGAGGTCTCAAGGCACATATTGCTGCTAGCTTGTTTGGAATAGTGACTCCCTTTTGTTCTTGCTCTAGTGTGCCGCTTTTCATAGGTTTTGTAGAGGGAGGGATTCCCCTAGGAGTAACCTTTTCCTTTCTAATAACCTCACCAATTGTAAATGAAGCCGCCCTTGTGATTTTATTGGGGACTTTTGGTTTTAAGGTGGCTCTTTTATATGTGATCTCTGGAGTGGTAATAGGAGTTTTGGGGGGATACCTCATACACGTCTTAAAGTTGGAAAAATATGTAGAAGAATATGTGTATAAAATGAAAATGGGAAACCAGGAAATAGTAGAGTTAAACCGTAAAGAGAGAATAAGTTTTGCCAAGGAAAATGTAAAAGATATCGTAAGTAAGATATGGAAATATCTTCTTGTGGGAATAGGTATAGGGGCCTTGATTCACGGATGGGCTCCAGAGGAGATTTTATCAAAATATGCAGGGCCTGACAATCCTCTTTCAGTGATTGTTTCTACGGTAATAGCAATACCACTATATTCTAATGCAATGGGAACTATACCAATAGCAGAAGCCCTTATAAATAAAGGGGTTGGAATGGGTACAGCCATGGCCTTTATGATGGCCACCACAGCCTTATCACTTCCTGAGATGATACTCTTAAGAAAAGTTGTTAAGCCAAAGCTTATAGGTATTTTTACAGGAATAACAGGAGTAAGTATTATAGGTGTAGGATATCTTTTCAATATAATAATATAA